From Cytobacillus sp. IB215665, the proteins below share one genomic window:
- a CDS encoding GNAT family N-acetyltransferase — protein sequence MQQFNTASASTRLVIRPLAQEDYENWLNEFNNRLQSQHRHDEGKIDVSMCTREWFNNLVERHQELALSDQVYIFGIFLKEAGTHIGMIDFSTLARDTFQWGRIGYTIHNHHWRKGYGKEAVNEALNMAFRDLKFHRIEAHINTDNTPSIQLAKRVGMEFECIRKGFIFEFDEWTDNLVYYKNSHEETRK from the coding sequence TTGCAGCAATTTAATACTGCTTCGGCATCAACAAGATTAGTCATAAGACCATTAGCACAAGAAGATTACGAAAACTGGCTTAACGAATTTAACAATAGACTCCAATCTCAACATAGGCATGACGAAGGAAAAATTGATGTGAGTATGTGTACACGTGAGTGGTTTAACAACTTAGTAGAAAGGCATCAAGAATTAGCATTGAGTGATCAAGTGTACATATTCGGTATTTTCCTGAAAGAAGCAGGTACACATATAGGCATGATTGATTTTTCCACTTTAGCAAGAGATACTTTTCAATGGGGTAGAATTGGTTATACGATTCATAATCATCATTGGCGGAAAGGCTATGGTAAGGAGGCTGTAAATGAAGCACTTAATATGGCCTTCAGAGATTTAAAATTCCATCGTATTGAAGCCCATATTAATACTGATAATACACCATCCATTCAATTAGCCAAAAGAGTAGGTATGGAATTTGAATGTATAAGGAAAGGGTTTATCTTTGAATTCGATGAGTGGACTGACAATCTTGTCTACTACAAAAATTCACATGAAGAAACAAGAAAATAA